One Delphinus delphis chromosome 3, mDelDel1.2, whole genome shotgun sequence genomic region harbors:
- the LOC138414030 gene encoding probable inactive protein kinase DDB_G0270444, with amino-acid sequence MEVEVVVKVEMEVETELELEVEVVMEVEVVMEVKMKVALEMELEMEVEIKVEVEVEMEMEVEVEVELEVEMEVEVEMEVDMEVEVEMKVEVEVEVEMEVELEVEVEVEMELEVEVEAEVVMEVEMKVELEVEVEMQMEMEVELEVELEVDMEMEVEMEMEVELDIEVQVELEVEVEMEVDLEVEVEMEVEVEVEV; translated from the coding sequence atggaggtggaggtggtggtgaaggtggagatggaggtggagacgGAGTTGGAGTTGGAGGTGGAAGTAgtgatggaggtggaggtggtgatggaagTGAAGATGAAGGTGGCGTTGGAAATGGAattggagatggaggtggagataaaggtggaggtggaggtggagatggagatggaggtggaggtggaggtggagttaGAGGTTGAGATGGAGGTGGAAGTGGAAATGGAGGTGGACATGGAGGTAGAGGTGGAGAtgaaggtggaggtggaggtggaggtggagatggaggtggagttggaggtggaggtggaggtggagatggagttggaggtggaggtggaggcagAAGTGGTGATGGAGGTGGAAATGAAGGTGGAGTTGGAGGTCGAGGTGGAGATGCAGATGGAGATGGAAGTGGAGTTGGAGGTGGAGTTGGAGGTGGAtatggagatggaggtggagatggagatggaagtAGAGTTGGACATTGAGGTGCAGGTGGagttggaggtggaggtggagatggaggtggaTTTGGAagtggaggtggagatggaggtggaggtggaggtggaggtgtaG